AGACGTTTGCAATGCTGGAGGCTGCACAGGAGCGCTTGGCAGAGGGTGTCGACCTGGTTATCGGCTGGGTGGAGACACACGGGCGCCGTGAAACTGAAGCCTTGCTTGAGGGGCTGCCGAGAATTCCGGGGCGCGACCTCGAATACAGGGGTAAAACCTTCAAAGAGATGGATATCGACGCGATCCTTAAGCGCCATACATCCCTGGTGCTCGTCGATGAACTCGCACACACGAACATCCCAGGCTCACGCCATGCCCGGCGATTTCAAGACGTTGAAGAGCTATTAGCGGCCGGCATTAACGTCTACACGACGTTAAATATCCAGCATGTCGAGAGCTTGAACGACATCGTTACGCAGATCACGCAGATCCCGGTTCGCGAGACTGTGCCCGACAAGCTTCTTGAGCAAGCCGACGAGATCAGGCTTATCGATATTTCCGCTGATGAACTCATCAAAAGACTTCAAGAAGGAAAAGTATACATCCCAGAGCAGGCCACACGGGCGATAGAGAAGTTTTTCCGCCCGGGTAACATCAATGCCCTCAGGGAACTTACCCTGCGTTATGCGGCGCAAGAGGTAGACAGACAACTCGATCGATATAGGGAAGAGCATGCCATTGCAGGACCCTGGCCCGTTAGGGAGGCAGTGGTTGCCGCTCTTAGCCCCAGCCCTTTTTCAGCGCAGGTAGCGCGATCGGCAGCGAGATTAGCAGCAGGGCTGCGGGCGCCATGGATCGCCACCTATGTCGAAATACCTGGACAACATATGAGCCAGGCTGCAAGCGACCAGTTGTCGCGCAATCTAAGACTTGCAGAAGAGCTTGGTGCGCAAGTAATCGCCATAACAGGAAATAATGTGGCAGAAGAGATTCTTGCACTCGCCAGGCGTAAGAACGTGACGCAAATTGTCATAGGACAACCGTTGCATAAACCAATCAGCGTCTTGTGGCGTATCTCTGTGGTCGATCAGGTCATCAGGGGAAGCCAGGGAATGAGTGTGTATGTAATACCGGGCGCGGCTAAGTCCAGGGAAGCGGCTCGTCGAGGAATGGCTCGTTCTGTTGTTGTAGAGCGAAAAATTGATATACGGCCGTATGTTGAGACATTTCTTATTATTGCGGTGCTCACTGTCATAACAAAGCTAGCGCAACCATATGTACCATCGCTGTTTGATATCACAAACATGGCGCTCTTCTACTTGCTGCCAGTGCTGTATATAGCGGCTAGGTATGGGCGTTCACCAGCTGTCTTCGTTTCTATCGTCGCTGTTCTGGCGTTCAATTTTGCTTTCATACCGCCGGTATTTACGTTTGTTGTTGCGGATCTGCGATACCTAGTAGTTTTTGCGGTCTTTCTTATAGACGCCCTTATAACCGGAACTTTGGCCGGCAGACTTCGTGAACAAGCCGAACGAGCGCGCAGGCGCGAAGAGAGGACGGCTATTCTCTATGCCTTAAGCCGGCAGATGGCTGCCGAGACGGACATGAAAAAGTTACTAGACACCGTTGTGAAAGCGGTCTATGATGCTCTCGGTACCAGCGCCGTTATTTACATGCCTGATAACACGGGCAGTCTTAAGATTCTGGCCGCAACTCCAGGGGCCGAAAAGCTGGATGACGAGCGAGAGAGGGCGGTAGCGTATTGGGTGTTTGAGAACGGTCAGTTTGCCGGAAAGGGCTCTGAGACTTTAGCGGGCGCTGAGGGCTTGTATGTACCGCTGAAAAGCGAGCAAACAAAGCTTGGCGCACTGGGTATTCTGCCGGTTGAACCTGAGAGGATGGCCTTGCCGGCACAGCGCAGGCTTCTCGAAGGGTTTGCGGGCCTAGCATCGCTGGCCATTATGCGGCTTCGGTTGACTGAAGAAGCGCGGCTGGCAAGTAGTGTAGTTGAATCTGAAAGGCTTCGCACCGCATTATTCAACTCCGTCTCGCATGATTTGCGCACGCCGTTAGCTTCAATCACGGGGGCGATAACGAGCCT
This window of the Actinomycetota bacterium genome carries:
- a CDS encoding sensor histidine kinase KdpD, producing the protein MEAGKRPSPEELLARIERAARGKLTIFLGPVAGVGKTFAMLEAAQERLAEGVDLVIGWVETHGRRETEALLEGLPRIPGRDLEYRGKTFKEMDIDAILKRHTSLVLVDELAHTNIPGSRHARRFQDVEELLAAGINVYTTLNIQHVESLNDIVTQITQIPVRETVPDKLLEQADEIRLIDISADELIKRLQEGKVYIPEQATRAIEKFFRPGNINALRELTLRYAAQEVDRQLDRYREEHAIAGPWPVREAVVAALSPSPFSAQVARSAARLAAGLRAPWIATYVEIPGQHMSQAASDQLSRNLRLAEELGAQVIAITGNNVAEEILALARRKNVTQIVIGQPLHKPISVLWRISVVDQVIRGSQGMSVYVIPGAAKSREAARRGMARSVVVERKIDIRPYVETFLIIAVLTVITKLAQPYVPSLFDITNMALFYLLPVLYIAARYGRSPAVFVSIVAVLAFNFAFIPPVFTFVVADLRYLVVFAVFLIDALITGTLAGRLREQAERARRREERTAILYALSRQMAAETDMKKLLDTVVKAVYDALGTSAVIYMPDNTGSLKILAATPGAEKLDDERERAVAYWVFENGQFAGKGSETLAGAEGLYVPLKSEQTKLGALGILPVEPERMALPAQRRLLEGFAGLASLAIMRLRLTEEARLASSVVESERLRTALFNSVSHDLRTPLASITGAITSLEEEGVYDVEARQALVSSIKDGALRMNHMIGNLLDTARLESGMLKPNKDWCDIQDMIGVALRKVGDALKNRPIRIDIPAELPLVRADFSLIEQVIVNLLYNAAKYSPAGSQISVAARKADETIQVSIADRGPGIAEEDRDRVFDKFYRLYSPEHVSGTGLGLSICKGLIEVHGGRIWVDAAPEGGSVFTFTLPIEKQPTIKEPVVKEGVDRAC